ccctccctctctgctaGCAGCCTCTCATCTCTGAACAAGagccagcccatccctgggaccAGCAGGTCCTGGGGAAGCCACTGCCATGGGAAGAGGAGGacctgtggcacagcagagggAGCCTGCCTGACGCCGTAGGGAATCACATCCGGGGctgctttccctccctgcccagcctctccctgctctcccacgGGTAAGGAAAGTCCGAGCTGCTCTCCAAAGAGTAACTTCTTGAAAGGAAATAAGAGCATAAATCAGCAGCTCTGATTCAGCCCTGCTTCAGTTACTAATAATATTCCCGTGTTTATTCACAGGCCCGGGGCTGGAGATGTTTGCTTTTCCCTCGGCCGCGGTTTTTCCCAGGCTCCCAGCTCACAGAGGAGCATTGATTTGGTCAGGGATGCTCCCATGGAGAAACCTAGCAGCACCACCTCctctgggatggggaggatgaggaggaggaggaggaggaggaggaggaggaggaggaggagcagggcagcttcAGCCCCAGCGCACGGGAATTCAGTTGTTTTCCCTTCTTGGACTTCTCGGCTGCGGTGATTCATCCCGGGAGGACACGGCCTGGCTGCAATTCTGCTTTTAAAgtgtgagagaaaaaaatgggaataaaaaataaaggagtTGGGGCAAGTTTTCCAAGGCAGGGTTGAAGGATGCTGggcatccctgtgctgcccaggggagcagcagtgctgggagcagtgccagtgggatggggaaaggggagctgcaggagactCATCTCCCAAAGCAACAAAATTTCCTCCTCTAAATGCACAGTGGGGCTTTTCCTGTGGGATTTTCACTAGAAATTTTCACCAATGGCACTGGGGTGTGGGGTTCTCCCCTCTGCCAAAATCTGAGGCTCAGGATTGTGCTGGTGCATCTCCTgcatcctccctgtgctgctggcagcaccccaTGGATCCCCCCTCTCCATGCCCCCCTTCCCACCCGGGCTGGAGATGCTCACCCCAATTTAACCCTCCCCAGCTACCATCCATCCCCTGGCACATCTGCAGGGCCCTGACAAAAGCAGTGgtccagggcagagctgggggcttgTGGCCCCCCGTTTGCTGCCAGCCTTTGCCGAGTCCTGGAGCAACTTTCACCAAATATGGAAGGTTTTTTTTGCCTCCGGTTTTCGGCACGCAGGCCACGGCCCAAGAGCGCAGCTTTCCAGATGCTGAGGTCAGCCCAGctcttcttccctccccctgctccttccctgctgcctcccagtgGGCTTGGCCCTGCACCCACCAGGACAGGAGCAATTCCACCCCCTCAGCTCACTGGAATCCCTGGATCCCCCACCAGcatcctctgctgcaggcacaAGCCTGACCCCACATCCCACTCCACCCCAAAAGCAACGGTtatgaggattttgggggacaAGGAAGCCAGGGAGAGGGGTACCCAGTGCTGGCACTCCCTGGCATCACTGCTGGATGCCAGCCTGGCATCCAGGTGGGTGGGAGgtgccctggctgcctgctggAATTGGGCCAGAAGTCTTGGGACAGCCAGGagggagccagcctggcatGCAGGGAGTGATGGGCACAGGAGCTGTTTGGTACCCAGGAGATGATGGGGATGCAGGTCTCCACGTGGAGCCAGAACTCCAAGCACACCTGAAGCCAAGAGGTATCCAGGAGTCAAAGATGATGGATGCTCAGAAGCTGATGGCTGCTCAGGAGCTACCCTGGAGTCCACGGGCACCCAGAAGCCAGTGGGGACTCCCTGGGTACCCAGGAGCTGATGGATGCCCAGAATCCCAAAGAGACTCTGGGCACCCATGGATCCACAAGCACAAAGGAGCTGAAGGACACCCAGGAGCCAACAGACACTCACAGGCATCCAGAGGCCATGGGCACCCAGGAACTGATGGATGGCCAGCATCCAACAGGTACCCAGCAGTCCACGGACACCCAGAAGCCACTGGGCACccagaggggatggggatgcaggAGCTGATGGATTCCAAGGATCTAACAGGTGTCAGGACACTCACAAATCCAGAAGTAACCACAGGCCCCCATGAGCTGATGGCCCCCCAGGTGCCATGGGCACCCAGAAATGTCATCCAGCTGCTGACAGATAGCCAGGAGCTGACAGATGGATTCCTAGGATCAAACAGGTGCTAGAAGTCCGTGGGCACCCACAAATCCACAAGCACCCAGGAGCTGATGGACACCCAGAGGAGGCAGGAGACCTGACCACCCCATTCCATGCACCTGCCAGGAtctctcctgtccctcctgcctggATCCATGCCTGGAAGCAGCTGAGGTACAGCCACCAGCCctcacccagctgtgccccacagcctcccagctcctggtgctcccctcaccctgctgcaaGCAGGgatctggggaggggggggaagcACAGACCTCGCCAGGAACGCCCACAGCCCACGTCACATCACAGCCGGGGCGAGAGGTGACAGCTTTCCtgccctgtcactgtcacagcacaCCCTGgggtgaggggagaggggagcagggggggTTCAGCATCCACTGACCTGCGCCAGGTTTGCACGATGGAGGGACGAGCTCCCTCTCCGCTCACCGAGGCTCTGAGCCATCTACATCCCATCTCACCGGGGTTTTGGGCAAGCCAAAAAGCACCGAAAGGACCAAACCCAATCCCCTACCGCTAGCGACGGTGTTTCTGCCGAGGGGTCAGGATGAaactcttccaaaaaaaaaaaaagagcaagaagaGGGATGCCAAATCAGGGCAGGCCAGCGAGTCTGCTGCTACTCCAGCtaaaaaaagcaggaaaccATATCCCAGGCTCGGAGATGCCAATCTTCCCATGCAAACAactccctttttgttttttttggagAGTATCAGAGGGCTCAGGAACAGCCAGTCACAAATAGCAACTCCACGGCACCACCAGGAAACCTTCTCCAGCCCCATGCAGGGATGCTGGTGGCCCCACAGCAGGCTGGTGGCTTCTCCAGGGGGCACCTGGTGgtggctgtcccctccttggGATGGTGACTCCTCCAGAGGAAACCTGGTGGTGGGTACTACCACGAATGTCCTTTTCCCAGCACATCCATGCAGGGATGTCCTGCTGGGGCTCACTGGTGTCCTGGACGTCACTGGTGGGGTGGAAGGTGGCGGTGGCCATCTCCTGGTTCCCAAAAAGGGACGTGCCTGGGGTTTCTAGGACAATGCAGGACACAGGGGTCACACAAGCCCAGCATCTGCTCCCTCCAATCCTTCCACCACTGGGATTAAAGGGATTCTACTCAAAATACCCTGCACAAGgtacagaggagcagcaggcttGGGGACAGCCCCCAGCTGCACCCAGGCATGGTGGTGATGAGGGCAGGAACTGGGAtcagcctcctcttcccccGGAAGCCAAGTGGCTCCAACGGGAATTTGCACAAAGAGGGAGTTACTGGAATACTTTTACCCAGATGctgattttccttctccttcccattgGCCAGGCTGCAGTTCCCAAAGAACCAAAAGCAAACACACTATTTTTAGAGAAGAGTTCATTTACTGGAGCCATTCCCTTTGAAATTCCTCACTCATCCTCTCCATGGAAACCAAGGGAGTCCGGAGAAACAGCCCCACCGGGACCAACCATCAGAGCTTTAAAAAGAGCCACGTTGAGGGAGAGGGGGTGGAAGTGGCTGATTTTTCCTCACTGGACACATCCAGGCCTGGAAGCACCATGGTGGAAATGGCAAAGCTTTTGTTTTAGTGGGCTCTGTCTGTGCAAGCCTTCAGGAGGAGACATCCTGGAAGATGGACCAGGTTCTCTTGGAAAATCATGCCTGGAGACTGTTGTCCTGGATAGGTGGTGGGAATGGGTGGAGGGGGATGGCTGGATGAGAGCATGGACATGGATGGAGGTTGATGGAGATGGGAGGAGGTGGATgaagatggatggatggatggatggatggatggatggatggatggatggatggatggatggatggatggatggatggatggatggatggatgggaggATGGGAATCtccttccctgttttccaggagGATGAGagtctccttttccctgttttccagggcATGCcctgagagaaaaggaaactgtACCAGCCAAACCCCAGTGCTGCCTTGCTGCACCTTCCCTTCGTGTGAGGGCACCTCCTTCTCCATCCTGGATTTAGGAGAAgttcctgctggagctctgaggCTGTGGGATGCCCCATGGGACCTGCTGTGACCAGGTGAGGGAGCTCAGCAAGGGGAGACCTCTCTGGACACTCCGATCACACAGGGATCAATATCCAGGGGAAAGCTCCCTCTTCAGAAATACCCCTGGGAAAGGCTCTAAATCAGAGAGTGAGAGAACCACAGAGTGGTTTGGACCAGATGGCACCTTAAGTTCATCTTGTTcctaccccctgccatgggcagggacacgtcccactagaacaggttgctccAAGGCCCACCCAGTccggccttgaacacttccaaggattcCACAACCCTTGCAATACTGGATTAAGGCTGCAGGAACAAGCCCTGGGAAGCTCTGAGCTTCCATCCCAGCTGGGTTTGGCAGGAGGTTACCTGGAGGTTACATCACAGGGAGGCCgacctgctgcttccctggcaAGAGCAGATGGAAGAACAAGGCCACCTCCTCCCAGGAGCTTTGGAGGCATGtgattttccatggaaaagccCAGGCATCTGTGCACAGATGCAGGCAGGGTGCAGGCAGGCTGCCCAGTGCATCTCTGAGAATGCATCGCAGCACCAGGGCCCTCTCCATACCCCATGTGTGCATCCCTGCACCAGGGACCTCTTTCCTGAATAATATTAGTTATTTGGAAATGTCACTAGGTGCACAGCCTCATTTTGGGGACCTGccaatgtccccaaggcagCACCAGCCAAAGCTCCAGGAGGTTCCTCATTAACCCATTTTAATTATAATGCTCGATGGTTTCATAGCACTTTCCAGCCCATGAccagagaagacaaaaaaacTAAACCTGAACTGGTCCATCAGGCAAAAAATGCTGCCAAATATCCCCCAGATTCCCTTTGTGAGTGTCCCTGTAGCAGGCCCTCTCCTTACCCCCTGTATGTGTATCCCTGCACTCCAGGACTGGGCATGCACGCAAATCCCAGGGATTTCCCTGGATGCACAAGCTCCAGAAGCAGCCTCTCCCTCCgtgcccaccccagccccagggagctgctggtgcatcccagctgcagcactgtgggTCCCTCCAGAGGCTGGGAGCCCATTCCAGCCTCCCACCctggctgcagtgcctggatCCTGCCAAGAGCCTGACCTTTGGATCAGGCCAAGGCCAGCCCCCGgcaccagctcagcccagggctaACCCTGTCCCTCCAAGCCTGGATCCTGCCCCACACCACCAGCACAGGCCTCAAAGGATGCACATCCCACGTGGATCATCCCCCCTCCCCTGGTGGATCTTGCTGCCTAATTAATTAGAGGCTTTTAATTAAAGtggaggggacaagggacaaaGCAGCCCTGTTCAAAGAGCTGGCAgtgaggaagggaaggggcagaAATGGGCAGAGTTAAGGGGATTTTGGCACCAGGGAAAGGAAGAGACAAAAATGGGCAGAGATAAGGGGATTTTGGGCACTGGGGAAGAGTAAAAATTGGGCAGAGTTTAGGGGACTTTGttagcaggggaaaaaaagaggtgaAAATGGGCAGAGTTAAGTGAATTTTGGCactggggaaggaaagaggTAAAAAATGGGCAAAGATAAGGGATTTTGGcacaggggaaggaaagaatAAGAAATGGGCTAAGATAAAGGACTTTGGCagtggggaaagaaagagacaaaaatggGCAGAGTTAAGGGGATTTGGGCTGGGTCACCCCCCTGGCCCCGTGCCACTGATCCCAGGGTCAATCCATGCCACTGACAGGCAGCATCCCCTGATCCCAGCCAActtctccctgctccatcccacatcccacctCTCTGAAGggctgcctcagtttccccccaccccagcaTTTCGCTGAGCACGGCAGATCCAGGGACACAAAACCTGGGCAAACCattggagcagggagaggaaagcCAAGATTTGCCCACTCCCACCTCACCCCTTGCAGCTGCTTTAATTAATTAGAGATTTCCAGtaacaccaaaaaaccacaagataactcccagccacagccccaaACCTGGGGATTCACACAAGTGGAACAGAGGGAAACTGAGCCCAAAGATGACAAACTTCAGGAATATATGGCCAGTGCATGGATCCGACCTCTGAGCTGTCCCCACAGCGAGGAGGAGCCTCTGGAGGAGGGGGGATGAGCCGGGAGGGAGGATGCTGGGGAGGAAATTTGCACAAGCTTCCCTGGGAACGTGACCCCGCCGTTCCCTGCGGgatcccctccatccctgatGGCTTTTCCGGGGTGCGGCCGCCTCGCTCGGGACCGGCAGGTGGGGAAGGCCACATTCCCATGactcccctgctccccagaggTGCTATATTTAAAtcaatattttcctgtttaatcCGAGTGCTGCTAAGTCAACAAACACAGCAGGACAGCGAGCATACCTAATTTTCCATCCTCAGATGGATTCAGCCATGGGGGGAAGAGAGATCCGAGGGGTTGCCAGTCTGGCATCCCGAGCAGCAAATggaccccaaatccatcccaaaagTATCCTAAATGCATCCTGGCTTGTTGCTaggctctgtggggctgcacacagatgcacacacatTGTGTGTGCTGCCCATTCCAGCAGCTTTTGGGATGCTGGAAGCAGGGAAAAGTCTTTACcttgagttttggggtttttttctcccacagGATCCGCCAAAGTGGGATGTGCTGCTAACAATCCCCAAGGAATTAAAAGCCTGGTGCCCATCATCAGGCACAGGGTGAAGGAGTTCTTCTGCCCCCAGCATGAACTGGATGGCTCCAGCCCCATGGAGAATTGCTGGAAAGCACCCAGGACAAACAGTGCTGCCCCCGAGGGAGAACACCACGTTACCTCTCTGGGTGGGATGTGCACCTCTGCCAAAGCCACCACCAAACCATGGAAGCTGGGAAAATACCCTGTGGGGAATGATGCTGCAGGAATACTCAACCCAAGGGGAATATCTTGAGGGTGAAATATTCTGGGAGAGAATATTTTAAGGGAGCATCACTCCAGAGGTGCCAGACCCCATTATGAATCCCTTCCCAGTACAGTCTGCTGGAGATGGACACCTCCTCACCATCACCACCATAATAGAAGATGGATGCTCCCATCCCACAAAATTCCCAAGTGGATGTGGCCCTTTCCCCATACAGACTCACGGCTTCACAACACTGGCCCTTCCCATTGAgttagggaggaaaaaaaaatctgaaagtaaaaaataaaggagatttCTTCTCTGCTGGTCAGGGATAAATCCCTGTTCCCAGCCAACCATCCCAGTGCCAAGTTATATCCGGTCCTGAGTGCTCTCACTTAGAATTAAAGCAACCCCCTTGCTCGGTCCCCCTCAGGCCCCCCCCAGGCAAAGCTGATGCCATCTGAAATAAAACATCCCAGCTCCACCATCTAATAAatcaaaaggagaaataaaaatcctgGTTTCAGTTAGGATATGGCTGGAGCACAAAGAAATCCCAAGGCAGGAGAGAGATTTGAAGATACAGCTGTGGTGTTGCCCTTAAAAGGGAAAATTCGCACCCTGTTCCCCCGGGCCGGAGGGTTCAGGCAAGGTgaggagcagcatccccagggtcTGCTTCCACAGGGTGGCTCATCCACCTGAGGACATGCTCAGCCAGACAGGGCTCCCAGCTGgtaaaaatccaccccaaatcaccccaaagtTGGGATCAGACCAGGGCTGAGGGTGTATTGGGGTGTGGGGTCAGCAGAGCATCCCTGATATTGGGGCCATCAGGTACCGGCCCCAGGACACCACAGGGACCTGCCTGAGTAAGAAATATCTCTCTATAAATTATTGAGATAAACCATATATTATATAAACTaaacatattaattatttagaAATGCCACTAGGTGCACAGCCTCATCTTGGGGACCTGCCAATGTCCCCACGGCGGCAGCAGCCAAAGCTCCAGGAGGTTCCTCATTAACCCATTTTAATTATAATGCTCGATAATCAGAACATTTTCAGCCCACGATCAGAGAAGACAAAAAACTAAACCTGAACTGGTCCATCAGGCAAAAAATGTTGCCAAAtatcccccaaattcacccaaaaCATCCTCAAGGATGTTTTACACAGTGGCCAAGAGTGGCCATGCTGTTCTCAGCCACCAACGGTTGCTTCTGGCAGTGGGGACAACAACAGGAGAAGGAGGTGAATGGGGAGCAGAAATCCCTGGAGAATATTTTGAGGGGAATGTTGCTGCAGGGATGACATATTCCAAGAGAATAACCTGGGGAAATGATGCTGTGGGGATGCCAGACCCCAGGAGAACCTCCTGGGGATGAtgatgctgcagggctgctggatcCCATGAGAATATCCTGTGAGGAGGATGCCAGATCCCAAGAGAATACCCTGGAGGGAAGCtgctgggggattttgggaggatcCAAAGAAAAGCAGCCTCTCTCCAcgtggctctgccctggccagcaAGGGTTACACCGCCGGGCTCAGCCCCGGGGACTTCACGCTTGGCTGCCGGCAGTGGCTGCTGGAAGGGAATGGTCCAGCCCATCCTCTTAAATAGGTTTGGAGCAGGGGAGAGAGCCCTGCCAGCGTCATTCCTGCGAGCTCTCAGCAGATCCCCCACGGGAATGGGTATTTCTGGGCTTCTCCCAGAGCTATTAAAAGCCCCgtgggtgctggcactgctgtgctgcagcaggaggtgatGCTTCCAAGCCCTTCCCGGCACAAACACCCGGAGTGATGGGAACCCAAGTCTAGCTTCAGCCAAGGGGCCAGCGATGCCAAAAACCCATCCCAAGAAAGATCCCAAAGCATGCAGCTGTGTTTCAGGGTGAGCAGAGCACCTTCACATCCCCCAGACTGCGCCAATTCTTCCCCAGAGAGGATCAAACTTTCACCTATCAATCAAATATTCAGTGCatgcacaaaaatattttccctctttttcccacGCACCAGCGTGGCAATGCTCATGATCCCAAGTAGAGGgatggtggttttttgggggggaaaaatgcagttttgctCAATAAGGGGTGTACCATTTGGATTCCCAAGCAGAAGGATCCTCTCCCAGCCTTCTCAGCCAAGGAAAAGGCAATGTTTGGTTCAGCATCTCAGGGATGGTCAATTTATCAGTACCTTATATCAGCACCACTGAGAGATGTTATATATAAACATAATAGATTTCTGAAACCCTCTTCCACCAAAACGTGGTGCTATTTAACCTGAATAAcctgaaagctgctttttcccATCCAAAAGTCACCTTTTCATCAGGGAGGTTGCCCCAACAAACAAGAGCTCATCCCCTGGGAACCATCAgaaagggctgggagggctcttGGCccacccagcagtgcctctgcAGATGGGAATTTGTCCATCCACCACAAGGGACACATGACAGACCCCAAGGCCACCAGTGCTTTGGATGAAACAAAGGTGCTTTCAGGATGGATGGGCACTTACCACCTGTGGCTTGGTCCTGGGGCCGTGTTCGTCGGGCAGCCGCGAGCACCGGGGCAGCCGGGGCGGTGGGGCAGCGGGTGGCGAGCGGGGGCCATCCCCAGGAGCGGGGGACGTGTCACCTGAGTTGAGGGCCAGCATGTACCGCTTGGTGACATCCTCCAGCGAAGGAGGCTGCAGGGTCGGCAAGGATTTCCCAGGTGAGCGGCCGGCGGCCGGCGGAGGGAGGTGGCTGTGGTGGCCGGAGGGGACGAGCGGCTCGGGGACGGCGATGGGGACAAAGGTGGCGGGCTCGCTGGTGTGCCGGACGTGCTTGGTGGCCGGGCGGCTCTTGGCGAGGAcggcgggcgcggggggcggctGGTTCTCCTGGTGAGCCGCGCGGTTGGAGCGCTTCTTGGAGCTGCGGCGGGCGACGCGAGGGGACAGCACCTCGGCCAGCTTGGGGTCAAAGCCGTAGCCGCGGCCGGTGCCTGGTGCTGCAAGCTGGGCAGAGAGGATGGGCTCGCTGCTGGATGGGGGAATGCTGGCCTCCAGCTCGCTGATGGCCTCTCCGGGACCCTCGAAGGTGCCAGGTGCCAGCTCACCACGGCGGCTGGGGTCGCTCAGTGACTTCTTCTTGATGGTCTTGCCGTTGGCCTTGTCGTCGCCCAGCTTGGCCATGGCGCCGGGCTGGCTGACGATGGTGCGGATGAGGCTGCTGTAGTCGCGGGGCCCATCGCTGCCCAGGGACAGGTCGCTGCCCGCGCTGCCCGCGCTGCCCGCGATGGCGGCGGGCTGGGGGATGCCCACCTTGGTGCTCAGCGAGCCCAGCAGGTTGCTGTCGACGGAGAAATTCTTGGCCTCCTCCGCCACCGAGCGTCTCCGGTGAGGCATGGGGTCGCTGAGGGAGCGGTAGGGCTCGGTGCCACCCTCGCTGCCGCCCTCCATCCCATTGGCGCCCGCTGACGGGAACTTACGTCGGCGCCGCAGGCTGCCAGGGGTGCTCGGAGTCTCGGGTTTGCCAGCTGGAAGGTCTTCGACCGCCGCCACAGGGTGAGCGGGCAGCGGCGTTTCGGAGCCACCCGCTGCCGGCCCGGCACTGGGCAGCATCCAGGCGTCCACAGCCTCGTGCAGGCCTTGGAAGGGCATCCCCACGGGCTCTGGCTCCGTGACGATGCCCTCGTCTGTCACGCTCGACTCGTGACCCGACAGCTCCTCCACGGATTTACTGTGAGTGAggttctcctccagctccacgTCCTTCAAACACCGTGTGCTCTCCACGTGTCCCCGAAGGGTCACGTCCGTCGTCCCCATCATCGGTGCCACCACCTCAGCGCCCTCCACACCTCCGCTGTCCTTCTGCTCAGTGGCAAAGCCGTAGTCCTGCTGCGAACCCATCCTGCTGATCTTCTCAAACACTTGCCTCGCCTCCTGGATGTACTGGTCCTGGATGACCATGGGGAGAGGGTCCTCgtccccctgctgtcccccaccTGGAGCCACCCGGGCCTGGCTGTCTGTAGAGGCCAGAAGGAGCTCGGAGGAGCTCTGCTTCATGGTGCTCTGCAGGAAAAGCCGCCGTGTCCCGGATTTTTCGGAGCAGGTGAAGGATTTGGCGCGACGTAAAGTGGCCGTCAGGTCCTTGAGCGTTGGCCGCTCGCCCGGCGCCCAGCGGGTTTGGGGATGAGCGGCACCGCAGccacctggagaggagctggcacCGCTGGAGCATCCATCAGAGCCCACATCAAGGCTGATCCTCACCcctttcttcttcaccttcagCTCTGAGAGGTCCGATTTGAGGAAGCTGAGCAGAGTCAGGGTCTCGGTGGCTATGTCGGGGTTGGACAAGGACTTGCGGTGCTTGGCCCGctccccttccagccctggctggtgcAGGCTCTCGCTCCCATGGTCTGGTTTTGCCTTGGCCACGCTCTGGGGCAGCTTGGGGCGGACGCGGACCCCCGGCTGTCCCCAAGCCAGGCCATCACTAGCCCCGAAACTGGGCGATCGATAGATACCATAACCCGCCTGGAGAGTCCGTCCTTGGCCGGGCCAGCAGACTCCAAACTGCTCCTCTTCCTTCAGCGTCTCCGTGCTGGAATAGCGACTGCTGCTGCGTGACCCGCCGGGGCTGCCGAAGGGCAGGATGTTCACCTTGGAGACGCGGGCCACCATGGGCAGCGGGTGGCGGGGGACCACCCTAGCGCAGCCTTCGGCCTCGGCATCGCCATCCTCCGTgccctccttcttcttcttccgtgcggcgcggggccggagggCAGCGCTCTGCCCCTCGCCTTCGCTGCCCGATGAAACGCGGGGAGAACGGGCCGCCGCGGCTTCATCGTCCCCGTTGGAGCGGGgtgatggggaggaggagggtggtTGCGGTCGAGCCGAGTTATGCCAGGAATGCGGGCCGGGCTCCGGCGGAGCTCCGCGGGGAGAGCGGAGCGCCGGGTGCGGGACGCGGCTGCGgggcggaggcggcgggggaGCTCCGCGGgcgctcccgctcccgctcccgctcccgttccccatcccattcccggTGGCCGCCGTCGGCTGCCGGCAGCTTTCCCCGAAGAGTTTCCGCATCGCCGGGACGCTGGGCCAGCGCGGCGGCTCCGCGTTTAACCCCGGGCCCGGCGgcgacggcggcggcggcgggggcggcggtgGAGCCGGGGACGGCGGCTGAGCCCCGGCATGAACCGGGCCCGTCGGCTCGGGCTCGGTGAAACGAAGCGAAAGCTGCCGTACCGACGGGGCCAGGCTGCCAAAAGCCCGGCCCGGTTGTTGCTCCGCGATCGGCGCTGAAACTTTCCTACCcgggaagaagaaggaggaggaggaggaggaggaggaggaaggcggGGAGGAGGCGGGCAGGAGGCACCGAGCCGCCGCTACCCCCCGGCCGCTGCCCCCCTCCGCCATTGTCGGtgcccccccgccgccgccgccgcctccgcctccgcccgccccccggccccgccgccgccgcgccccggccccggccccgccgcaggcaccgcccggccccgctcctcctCCGGGCTGCCGGCGGGCTGCATCCCTCCcgctttgttttctctctctctctctctctccccccacccccccaccccttctttttttttttttttttttttggcttttcctcctccctcaccccctgcttttttatttgttgcatTCAAATAAACTTTCCTCCCCGGAGGCGGGGTTTGCTCCCGCAGAGGGGGAGGGTTGAAGTTTTGctcccttttaaaaattatttatttaatttttctttttttttttgggttttttttttttttcctttggaggggagggggggagaggAAGGCGGCTTTACCGCTGCCCTCTCGCTCCCGAGCTAAGCAGGAGCACCTCGCACCCCCCTGCATCTTTCACCCCCCTCCCGCATCCTTCCTTACCCCCTGCATCCTTTCTTCCACACCCCCTTCCCCCCCGCCCCCAGCATCCTTCATCCCCCTTCCCTTTTATAAAGTGGCTTATAAAAAAGTGGGACAGCAACTTTTTACATGGGCAGATAGTGATAGGATGAGGGGGGACAGCTTTAAACTAAAATAGGGGAGATTTCAGTggcattttgggaagaaattcttccctctgagggtggtgaggcactggcacagggtgcc
The nucleotide sequence above comes from Molothrus aeneus isolate 106 chromosome 2, BPBGC_Maene_1.0, whole genome shotgun sequence. Encoded proteins:
- the ARHGEF17 gene encoding rho guanine nucleotide exchange factor 17 isoform X1, with product MAEGGSGRGVAAARCLLPASSPPSSSSSSSSSFFFPGRKVSAPIAEQQPGRAFGSLAPSVRQLSLRFTEPEPTGPVHAGAQPPSPAPPPPPPPPPSPPGPGLNAEPPRWPSVPAMRKLFGESCRQPTAATGNGMGNGSGSGSGSARGAPPPPPPRSRVPHPALRSPRGAPPEPGPHSWHNSARPQPPSSSPSPRSNGDDEAAAARSPRVSSGSEGEGQSAALRPRAARKKKKEGTEDGDAEAEGCARVVPRHPLPMVARVSKVNILPFGSPGGSRSSSRYSSTETLKEEEQFGVCWPGQGRTLQAGYGIYRSPSFGASDGLAWGQPGVRVRPKLPQSVAKAKPDHGSESLHQPGLEGERAKHRKSLSNPDIATETLTLLSFLKSDLSELKVKKKGVRISLDVGSDGCSSGASSSPGGCGAAHPQTRWAPGERPTLKDLTATLRRAKSFTCSEKSGTRRLFLQSTMKQSSSELLLASTDSQARVAPGGGQQGDEDPLPMVIQDQYIQEARQVFEKISRMGSQQDYGFATEQKDSGGVEGAEVVAPMMGTTDVTLRGHVESTRCLKDVELEENLTHSKSVEELSGHESSVTDEGIVTEPEPVGMPFQGLHEAVDAWMLPSAGPAAGGSETPLPAHPVAAVEDLPAGKPETPSTPGSLRRRRKFPSAGANGMEGGSEGGTEPYRSLSDPMPHRRRSVAEEAKNFSVDSNLLGSLSTKVGIPQPAAIAGSAGSAGSDLSLGSDGPRDYSSLIRTIVSQPGAMAKLGDDKANGKTIKKKSLSDPSRRGELAPGTFEGPGEAISELEASIPPSSSEPILSAQLAAPGTGRGYGFDPKLAEVLSPRVARRSSKKRSNRAAHQENQPPPAPAVLAKSRPATKHVRHTSEPATFVPIAVPEPLVPSGHHSHLPPPAAGRSPGKSLPTLQPPSLEDVTKRYMLALNSGDTSPAPGDGPRSPPAAPPPRLPRCSRLPDEHGPRTKPQVDMRKHVIMTLLDTEQSYVESLRTLMQGYMKPLKQPENSLLCDPSLVDEIFDQIPELLEHHEQFLEQIHDCVQNWHEKQKVGDLLVQSFSKDVLVNIYSAYIDNFLNAKDAVRIAKEARPAFMKFLEQSMRENKEKQALSDLMIKPVQRIPRYELLVKDLLKHTPEDHPDHPFLIDAQRNIKQVAERINKGMKSAEEVERNARIVQEIESHIEGMEDLQAPLRRFLRQEMVVEVKAVGGKKDRSFFLFSDLLVCTTLKRKSGSLRRSSMSLYTAASVIDTASKYKLLWKLPLEDVDIVKGASQATNRESIQKSISRLDEDLNTLGQVSKLSETLSFPHQGLDDVIKDLMAAIHRELSEKQSLSFSMAFPPNKVELSTTKADGTESFIFEFPNPDARLGFEQAFEDAKKKLASSKNCLDPEFLKAIPIMKTRSGMQFSCASPSHGSPESSHEVWVCNSDGYVGQVCLLSIRKEPTVEACIAVCSARILCIASVPGLKRAYSRERVEPLGSPSAELGPAPPPEDAGPQPCLHISISGSSLELSEPMDGGNRELVPFDSDDTDDESSPSPSGTLQSQASHSTISSSFGNEEIPSCKEAAVETTSSEEEQEPGFMPIPGTYGQSRRGESPTDGRALRRSSRGSFTRGSLEDLLSLDPEAHQSSMWLGTEDGCIHVYQSSDNIRNRKNSMKMQHAAAVMCILYLDNQVFVSLANGELVVYQREAGRFWDPQNSKSLSLGSPGSPITKMVAVAGKLWCGCQNRVIVLNTTTLAQEHTLQVGQDGGRSVTCMVSAGSGVWVALQGSAQVRLYHATTYEQLAEADITPPVHKMLAGSDAIIRQHKAACLRITALLACKDLLWIGTSAGVVLTLAVPPKAAPTLVGLSQGHTGHVRFLTAIELPDGLDVLFPLPRDTGAEKPSEAEKRDPSRPRAPALALSKPKMLVISGGDGYEDFRLTSSSETVGRDDSTNHLLLWRA